One window from the genome of Plasmodium berghei ANKA genome assembly, chromosome: 3 encodes:
- a CDS encoding Sel1 repeat-containing protein, putative, with product MIKNVFCVALIILFFLISIKCEYITNEKGSDFWGGGEKGNKNDEKRKDRNYKKVKLAKNEEIASVYANSEDNEINDKNKKSISYKYKNYMEYFQNEIQKYDNIIDTLILRNVNRKKYDFYNILEEYSLHTKISIDIYDQLWLLINIIKNNNMLIKMYNRKNGEIDELVFKKHLIFSIFKWHSFIKIIEGFNKNYFVFYIDKKNMNSHKKKIYSYKYFYNFILNGSNSEQSIFYINLNKISFLHILEKYNKYIYIINSSKRNYPHYMYDSEIFSEFIYSYFLNSNKSLSNKYMKNIKLSIWKNIIFDKNCDIYKKIGKYNKSLILYKYNGVEEDVILDYVNAEIELLFSNISKLFIDIINDVHAVYYEEFQKKEKTENKKLKKNEINSKINKNNSDYFNLDSKKKEYLKDNEINKNYKKKKLETNDQKIDDIKYEGNNSFYNENKNKINYFNNDVNNEYNEENDFFFKNLNKLFNFEFDKEKDEISDYRDLYELRDGFIINKKNPNKQIPLIFNPIKDIFYMLNHINLKKKQNFKEIHDYLKVIINYKGQNFYDNRLICSKDCKNIFLKKSVTNNNVGKQNGKWKGPLFNVNHMNDINKIANNILLFGDNTSDLKEKEKYKSNNYEGFENNDIYGGIELNRQTPVAKLTKDIIHDQLKLLKNEYVDKLRNESICVLGFLYLIGINDNNGKLKFPYGFPRNIEYAIKLIMKGNDGLCNFLSGILYHINFPAFVNNSMALTSTEMSDNLLENSNIINNFFYIYYKNNNDKIKIDEFLSNKNRIIPNKIDNIKSKIISYSLGSTKNDIFSKLAYTNNILRIKYKNEYNSNIYLKEYFDYIYDKKDYKHSYIKNNISPFLTSCNYLLRNILGGVVDSLKYSSGIESGIYQEYIHENHKHILINHGEENRNLFEYFSKLADNRNTYALAALGEIYYFGNDNIGIERNEMKALDFWKMAADQGDNASALSSGYIFLDEYKRLSKKEEIAKSMDKSELIKQIRIEKKMDEKKKEKKDDDKNGMNKSKDNDKFENQEEYIVYPNINTWVGYFGGSASGSNVETYSTPNNMANGESNNVSSSPFNYQSVGNGEPINRPISEPQVMIGVKNEIGNVTRANGISNSEEDMINEYMNELGKKIDNLMKNAEKYFYKATKNNEESIENLLAKYNIYKFGLGTEKDIKLAGTYLKKAADKGDNISQMLIGHYYSGSDIGIKLKDYDPNDVANNLKNSYKYYSKSAKNGNIISLYNKNILILKGIDSKYKSFDEKCEITLKPLHFIGMFNDHVHALLKLLKHNYKFKDYTSALLLSIILSELGDHSNNVNASMLWGLKKNTMKKFLEKYNRIENILKEYKASIENEQNKGHNFGEVIKKIYKKEKEVKYRFLKKNEQIYIKSLLKYCSVLNGSLEHFRMCQSLRNELTDNRKEYKNGKKSRINEYPNILKEHIESYKPIELFEKYDDIILKEMKNGKTIFEKIKKIENIKKEIMEYFRLSEFLHCYYKPMSYYQIKLFEDKEINNLKKLNKNKIYNIGKNNIYENDDRYFFKNGKKNKNIKNLYDSEFYRYYMLLYDNDAKEIYNYKKKYSSKIFNEIQSFSDNCDVCKQYYDIYSSFYGYKKATINLIKKYKYGDNFTIKSKIKELQLLTKFSDENNHELLYYKALFFENNNLESLEFILEIYFKLSTDEHSACNVIGIFRILKILFKKMINDFSWVLRNIIYFFSKIINFENVKINEMFGKRYIKPYEKFKFIYNPNLCYLQNNFFFISEYKQKCLNLDYILNNNYIYSQFSYFHIFKFLKKIILYFFQL from the coding sequence atgattaaaaatgttttttgtgttgctttaataattttattttttctgatATCTATAAAATGTGAATATATAACGAATGAAAAAGGAAGCGATTTTTGGGGTGGTGGTGAAAAGgggaataaaaatgatgagaaaagaaaagataggaattataaaaaagtgaaactagccaaaaatgaagaaatagCCTCTGTGTATGCAAATTCCGAAGATAATGAGATAAATGacaaaaataagaaaagcatttcttataaatataaaaattatatggaatattttcaaaatgaaattcaaaaatatgataacaTTATTGATACTTTAATACTAAGAAATGTaaacagaaaaaaatatgacttttataatattttagaaGAATATTCTCTACatacaaaaataagtatagatatatatgaCCAATTGTggttattaataaatataataaaaaataataatatgttgataaaaatgtataatagaaaaaatggaGAAATTGATGAACTcgtttttaaaaaacatttaattttctcaatatttaaatggcatagttttataaaaataattgagggatttaataaaaactattttgtattttatattgataaaaaaaatatgaacagtcataaaaaaaaaatatatagctataaatatttttataattttatactAAATGGCTCGAATTCTGAACAGtccatattttatattaatttaaataaaatttcatttttacacattttagaaaaatataataaatatatatatattataaatagttCGAAAAGAAATTATCCACATTATATGTATGATAGCGAAATTTTCAGtgaatttatatattcatattttttaaactcGAACAAAAGTTTAtcgaataaatatatgaaaaatatcaaGTTGTCaatatggaaaaatataatttttgataaaaattgtgatatttataagaaaataggaaaatataataagagtttaattttgtataaatataatggaGTTGAGGAGGATGTTATTTTAGATTATGTTAATGCAGAaattgaattattattttcaaatatttctaaattGTTCATAGATATTATAAATGATGTACATGCAGTATACTATGAAGAATTTCAAAAGAAGGAAAAGACAGAGAAcaagaaattaaaaaaaaatgaaataaattctaaaataaataaaaataatagtgattatttcaatttggatagtaaaaaaaaagaatatttgaaagataatgaaataaataagaattataaaaaaaaaaaattggaaaCAAATGACCAAAAAATAgatgatataaaatatgaaggAAATAATAGTTtctataatgaaaataaaaataaaataaattattttaacaatGATGTAAATAACGaatataatgaagaaaatgattttttttttaaaaatttaaataaattatttaattttgaatttgataaagaaaaagatgaaataaGTGATTATAGAGATTTATACGAGCTTAGAGATggttttataataaataaaaagaatccaaataaacaaattccattaatttttaatccaataaaagatatattttatatgttgaatcatataaatttgaaaaaaaaacaaaattttaaagaaatacATGATTATCTtaaagtaataataaattataaaggacaaaatttttatgataataGATTAATTTGTAGTAAAgattgtaaaaatatatttttaaaaaaaagtgtaaCGAATAATAATGTTGGTAAACAAAATGGTAAATGGAAAGGACCTTTATTTAATGTAAATCATAtgaatgatataaataaaattgcaaataacattttattatttggtGATAATACATCTGATttgaaagaaaaagaaaaatataaaagtaataattATGAGGGGTTTGAGAATAATGACATATATGGAGGAATAGAATTAAATCGTCAAACACCAGTTGCTAAATTAACAAAAGATATAATTCATGACCAATTGAAATTgctaaaaaatgaatatgtaGATAAATTAAGGAACGAATCAATTTGTGTTTTAggatttttatatttgataGGAATAAATGACAATAACGGTAAATTAAAGTTCCCTTATGGATTTCCAAGAAATATAGAATATGCAATAAAACTTATAATGAAAGGTAATGATGGattatgtaattttttaagtggaattttatatcatataaattttccAGCATTTGTCAATAATTCTATGGCTTTAACATCCACTGAAATGAGCGATAACCTTTTagaaaatagtaatattataaataattttttttatatttattataaaaataataatgataaaattaaaattgatgaatttttatcaaataaaaatagaataattccaaataaaatagataatataaaatcaaaaataatatcttATTCATTAGGATCAACAAAAAATGACATATTTAGTAAATTGGCATATACTAATAATATACTtcgaataaaatataaaaatgaatataacagtaatatatatttaaaagaatattttgattatatatatgataaaaaagatTATAAACAtagttatataaaaaacaatatatctCCTTTTTTAACATCTTGTAATTATTTGTTACGAAATATATTAGGGGGGGTTGTAGATTCCTTAAAATATTCTAGTGGTATTGAAAGTGGAATATATCAAGAATATATTCATGAAAAtcataaacatatattaataaatcatGGAGAAGAAAATAGGAActtatttgaatatttttcaaaattagCAGACAATAGAAATACATATGCTTTAGCAGCATTGGGtgaaatttattattttggaaatgataatattggAATTGAAAGGAATGAAATGAAAGCTCTTGATTTCTGGAAAATGGCAGCAGATCAGGGCGACAATGCATCTGCACTTTCTTCTgggtatatatttttagatgAATACAAAAGATTATctaaaaaagaagaaattGCTAAATCGATGGACAAAAGCGAAttaattaaacaaataaggatagaaaaaaaaatggatgaaaaaaaaaaagaaaaaaaggatgatgataaaaatggaatgaATAAAAGTAAGGATAATGATAAGTTTGAAAATCAGGAAgaatatattgtttatcCTAATATAAATACTTGGGTAGGATATTTTGGGGGTTCTGCATCTGGTTCTAATGTTGAAACATATTCAACTCCAAACAATATGGCTAATGGTGAATCAAACAATGTAAGTAGTTCACCATTTAATTATCAAAGTGTAGGAAATGGGGAACCAATAAATAGACCAATTTCTGAACCGCAAGTAATGATAGGTGTAAAAAATGAGATTGGAAATGTAACACGAGCAAATGGAATTAGTAATTCAGAGGAGGATAtgataaatgaatatatgaatgaacttggtaaaaaaattgataatttaatgaaaaatgctgaaaaatatttttacaaagcaacaaaaaataatgaagaaagtatagaaaatttattagcaaaatataatatatataagtttGGATTAGGAACagaaaaagatataaaattagcaggaacatatttaaaaaaagcaGCAGATAAAGGGGATAATATTTCCCAAATGTTAATTGGACATTATTATTCAGGAAGTGATATAGGAATAAAACTAAAGGATTATGATCCTAATGATGTagcaaataatttaaaaaattcatataagTATTATTCAAAATCTGCAAAAAATGggaatattatttctttatataataaaaatatattaatattaaaagggatagattcaaaatataaaagtttTGATGAAAAATGTGAAATAACTTTAAAGCCACTTCATTTTATTGGAATGTTTAACGACCATGTACATGCTTTGTTGAAATTGTTAAAACATAATTACAAATTTAAGGATTATACAAGTGCATTGTTATTAtctataattttatcaGAGTTAGGTGATCATTCAAATAATGTGAATGCATCTATGTTATGgggtttaaaaaaaaatacaatgaaaaaatttttagaaaaatataacagaATTgagaatattttaaaagaatataaagCAAGTATTGAAAACGAACAAAATAAAGGACATAATTTTGGTgaagttataaaaaaaatatataagaaagaaaaggaggttaaatatagatttttaaaaaagaatgaacaaatatatattaaatctttgttaaaatattgtaGTGTTTTGAATGGTAGTTTAGAACATTTTCGAATGTGTCAAAGTTTAAGAAATGAATTAACAGATAATCGTAAAGAATacaaaaatggaaaaaaatcaagaattaatgaatatccaaatattttaaaagaacATATTGAATCATATAAACCGattgaattatttgaaaaatatgatgatataatattaaaggaaatgaaaaatgggaaaacaatttttgaaaaaataaaaaaaattgaaaacataaaaaaagaaataatggAATATTTTAGATTAAGTGAATTTTTGCATTGTTATTACAAACCTATGTCatattatcaaattaaACTTTTTGaagataaagaaataaataatttaaaaaaattaaataaaaataaaatttataatattggaaaaaataatatatatgaaaatgatgatcgttatttttttaaaaatggaaaaaaaaataagaatataaaaaatttatatgattcTGAATTTTATAGATATTATATGTTGCTTTATGATAATGATGCAAAAGAGATATATAATtacaaaaagaaatattcatctaaaatatttaacGAAATACAAAGTTTTTCTGATAATTGTGATGTATGTAAAcaatattatgatatatattcatcattttatggatataaaaaagcaacaattaatttaattaaaaaatataaatatggtgataattttacaattaaaagtaaaataaaagaactTCAACTTTTAACCAAATTTTCagatgaaaataatcatgaacttttatattataaagctttatttttcgaaaataataatttagaaTCTTTAGAATTTattttagaaatatattttaagttGTCTACAGATGAACATAGTGCATGTAATGTTATAGGCATTTTTagaattttaaaaatattatttaagaAAATGATTAATGACTTTAGTTGGGTATTAaggaatataatttattttttctctaaaattataaattttgaaaatgttaaaataaatgaaatgtTTGGAAAAAGATATATCAAGCCTTATGAGAagtttaaatttatatataatcctAATCTTTGctatttacaaaataattttttttttatttcagaATATAAGCAAAAATGTTTAAATTTAGATtacatattaaataataattatatatattcacaatttagttattttcatatttttaaatttttgaaaaaaataatattatatttttttcaattatag
- a CDS encoding condensin-2 complex subunit H2, putative — protein MSTQEDEVRLLIQNLQKCNNTNECINFDLASTIQEFLNSLDKNSFEDIDKTIRENEKDKDLMNSFTSAAIFLENCVKILGLKIEHLHNLAHNTLYNIYKENKNSNSNKKQLLIIDEEEYLYINEIKNLKNTITENDIIEEDLLVKTIPLPTFLFTDHIRVKNKTENHKNIIKYDEKDNFLINKKKLLNEPDIENIPYIDTLGNESINSIETKIMDLNSTNSYKNMDNLNLIDNKQTIEISSVNSLNFDKLFLENDGIILLDINDYNIFINDEYDFTLQNKNSTILFEKYEFFSRNSIYLSNNLTEYIHEQNTIQHTYKINNIYDITSLRLCTDTLLFKTDFYSYDIALDIIKNKNYLINKFERQKKKLYILDETIHKDHKYNTIYKQNADYCDYCGSIITSIIEPNEPNNRCIYCNNNTQIDRNEKNGLYKKLPGYYNLSCYNITETEDFLTYMQPNKIIDIIMKNEINDINLDSNSTTNKFEENIIDPIFHQNNDFTDKGDNYRLSNDQKLFRQIKIPSLYIQKLGLNIDYYYLEPLIYNLIKNLKKEKNVDRFFSINFYDHNENYDIEILKDDYYHEIKDEQNKTIQETLNMDTFINIKSIDNHVKNFPTSILKKTDSNTSLVFSFEDKIQDRVNAWSNFLEEKLVILKRQPQYNVEYYKKKILKYIINNGDNIYFPDLIKNDEKYQIYRNFLTTLMLINTNKLNISEIDQQKHSNNITNYQINIKNINVNEYMNISSAFDNTKFTINDKKRKITEKSDNIDNSFHLEKKNHI, from the exons ATGTCTACACAAGAAGACGAAGTGAGACTACTTATCCAAAATCTgcaaaaatgtaataatacaaatgaaTGTATAAATTTCGATTTGGCTAGTACAATTCaagaatttttaaattcgctcgataaaaattcattcgaagatattgataaaacaataagagaaaatgaaaaagataaaGATTTAATGAACAGCTTTACGTCTGCAGCTATATTTCTTGAAAATTGTGTAAAAATTTTAGGTCTCAAAATTGAGCATTTACACAACTTAGCTCataatacattatataatatatataaagaaaataaaaatagtaattcaaataaaaaacaattgttaataattgatgaagaagaatatttatatattaatgaaatcaaaaatttaaaaaatacaatcactgaaaatgatattataGAAGAAGATTTATTAGTTAAAACAATTCCACTTccaacatttttatttacagaTCATATAAGagtcaaaaataaaacagaaaatcataaaaatataataaaatatgatgaaaaagacaattttttaataaataaaaaaaaacttttaaATGAACCtgatatagaaaatattccTTATATTGATACTCTGGGAAATGAATCTATTAATTCTATCGAAACCAAAATTATGGATTTAAATTCAACAAatagttataaaaatatggataATCTAAATCTTATAGATAATAAACAAACAATAGAAATTAGCTCAGTCAACTCATTAAATTTTGACAAactttttttagaaaatgaTGGAATCATTTTGTTAGATATTAAcgattataatatatttataaatgatgaatatgattttactttacaaaataaaaatagtacaatcttatttgaaaaatatgaatttttttcaagaaatagtatttatttatcaaataatttaaccgaatatatacatgaaCAAAATACTATCCaacatacatataaaataaataatatttatgatattACATCTTTAAGATTATGCACAGATAcacttttatttaaaacagatttttattcatatgaTATTGCATTAGatatcattaaaaataaaaattatttaattaataaatttgaaaggcaaaaaaagaaattatatattcttgATGAAACTATTCATAAAgatcataaatataataccatttataaacaaaatgcTGATTATTGTGATTATTGTGGTTCTATAATTACATCTATAATAGAGCCAAACGAACCCAACAATCGTTGCATCtattgtaataataacacACAAATAGATAGGaacgaaaaaaatggattatataaaaaacttCCAGGATATTATAACTTAAGttgttataatattacaGAAACTGAAGATTTTCTTACATATATGCAACCAAATAAAATCATAGAcattattatgaaaaacgaaataaatgatattaatTTAGATTCAAATAGTAcaacaaataaatttgaagaaaatataatagatcctatttttcatcaaaataatgattttACTGATAAAGGAGATAATTACAGATTGTCAAACGatcaaaaattatttagacaaataaaaataccatctttatatatacaaaaattagGTTTAAATATAGACTACTATTATTTAGAACcactaatatataatttaataaaaaatctaaaaaaagaaaaaaatgtagatcgttttttttccataaatttttatgatcataatgaaaattatgatatagaaatattaaaagatgATTATTATCACGAAATAAAAgatgaacaaaataaaacaatacaAGAAACATTAAATATGGAcacatttattaatattaaatccATAGATAATCATGTTAAGAATTTTCCTACATCTATTCTTAAAAAAACGGATTCTAATACCTCCTTGGTTTTTTCCTTTGAAGACAAAATACAAGACAG AGTAAATGCATGGAGTAATTTTCTTGAAGAAAAACTCGTGATATTAAAAAGACAACCACAATATAATGtagaatattataaaaaaaaaattctcaaatatattattaacaatggtgataacatatattttccagATCTTATAAAGaatgatgaaaaatatCAGATATATAGAAACTTTTTAACAACAttaatgttaataaatacaaacaaattaaatatttccGAAATAGATCAACAAAAacattcaaataatattaccaattatcaaattaacataaaaaatattaacgttaatgaatatatgaatatttccAGTGCTTTTGATAATACGAAATTTActataaatgataaaaaaagaaaaataactGAAAAATCTGATAATATAGACAATTCTTTtcatttagaaaaaaaaaatcatatttaa
- a CDS encoding protein MAK16, putative codes for MHNDSVTWEILGQGKCSFKKKTEKQMFCLNDYNVTGLCTKVNCPLSNSVYGTVLLDKGEIYLYLKCPEKAHLPSELWSKTLLSLNKKESFNIIYKEMKHTHNIKQIKKCMKRYIRIKEILKRSRKLVLQKQLKLTPIKKKTERRNKIREGKALKAANILNTVETELINRLNTGVYGNLYKFLTPKKKVKNKESELTKIFSQIEVNNMGKKKKKHLDEEMEEIEEEDDDGDEDETDDDGDEDDDDDGDEDEIDGDEDDDDDGDEDDDDEDDDDDDEDDEEEKIMKKEKKKKKKYVKEYVDNEYIKKLQEEGKISDGNETEDVDNNFPKRAKKRNNGSNKKKKIRIAYENE; via the exons ATGCATAATGATTCAGTAACTTGGGAAATATTAGGGCAAGGAAAATGCtcctttaaaaaaaaaacagaaaaaCAAATGTTTTGTTTAAATGATTATAATGTTACAGGATTATGCACAAAAGTAAATTGCCCATTAAGTAATAGTGTATATGGTACTGTTCTATTGGATAAAGgggaaatatatttgtatttaaaaTGTCCAGAAAAAGCGCATTTACCTAGTGAATTATGGAGCAAGACTTTGCTTagtttaaataaaaaagaatcttttaatattatttataaagaaatgaaacatacacataatattaaacaaataaaaaaatgtatgaaaagatatatacgaattaaagaaattttaaaaagaaGCAGAAAACTTGTTTTAcaaaaacaattaaaattaactccaataaaaaagaaaacagaaagaagaaataaaataagagAAGGTAAAGCATTGAAAGCTgctaatattttaaatactGTCGAAACGGAACTAATAAATCGTTTAAATACAGGGGTTTATGGTAACCtttacaaatttttaactccaaaaaaaaaagtaaaaaataaggaGTCAGAGTTGactaaaatattttctcaAATTGAAGTGAATAATATGGgaaagaaaaagaagaaacaTCTTGATGAAGAAATGGAGGAAATAGAAGAAGAAGATGATGATGGTGATGAAGACGAAACTGATGATGATGGTGATGAGGATGATGATGATGATGGTGATGAAGACGAAATTGATGGTGATGAGGATGATGATGATGATGGTGATGAGGATGATGATGATGAGGATGATGATGATGATGATGAGGATGATGaggaagaaaaaattatgaaaaaagagaaaaaaaaaaaaaaaaaatatgtaaaagAATATGTcgataatgaatatataaaaaaactgCAAGAAGAGGGGAAAATATCAGATGGAAATGAAACAGAAGATGTAGATAACAATTTTCCAAAAAGagcaaaaaaaaggaataatGGAAGCAACA aaaagaaaaagatcCGAATAGCTTACGAGAACGAATAG
- a CDS encoding 5'-3' exonuclease, putative yields the protein MNKLFLAIICYLKSIIIWSSIHINVYPVNCKFIYYFNTKNIKGKYYPLKHNFVKNICFISNCNNKSYVQLWKNSYPNKKKKQYKKNIFSNYILFKNITLENGIQRLAKAFARKKKNEEHLENEKNLKKNFETFLIIDGSSLLFKNYFGMPFLKNENDINLSTIYGFTQSLNKIYKLFSPSYIAIVFDSKTSNKEKREIYAQYKTLRKKNPEELYDQLKLVSEFCDIIGIKTIISENVESDNYIASLVDQIYNTIYTNNELAPNHYETGLISLNNDEIKENNFRIVIVSSDKDLLQLLEYNDNAHNNIDISVCQPNRKYRIVNAHTFIQEHNIYPNQYSDYLILAGDKTDGISGIPNIGDKTSKYLLKEYYSIDNILKNIHNLPPKLQTIFINNIENINMFRKLIKLKCETNQSINLSEYKQVNIKNFELFQNIVDKYSLHKLLKKTVILNHPM from the coding sequence atgaataaattgTTCTTGGCCATAATATGTTATCTCaaaagtataataatatggagtagtattcatataaatgttTATCCAGTTAAttgtaaatttatttattattttaatacaaaaaatattaaggGAAAATATTACCCtttaaaacataattttgtaaaaaatatatgttttataagCAATTGTAACAATAAAAGTTATGTACAATTATGGAAAAATAGCTAcccaaataaaaaaaaaaaacaatataaaaaaaatatctttTCTAATTATATCCtcttcaaaaatataactttGGAAAATGGAATTCAGAGATTAGCCAAAGCTTTTgcacgaaaaaaaaaaaacgaagaacatttagaaaatgaaaaaaatctaaaaaaaaattttgaaacatttttaataatagaCGGGTCCTctcttttatttaaaaactaTTTTGGTATGCCTTttctaaaaaatgaaaatgatattaatttaaGTACTATCTATGGATTTACACAatctttaaataaaatttacaaattattttctccATCATATATTGCTATTGTATTTGATTCTAAAACttcaaataaagaaaaacgAGAAATATATGCTCAATATAAAActttaagaaaaaaaaatcctGAAGAATTATATGACCAACTAAAACTTGTTAGTGAGTTTTGCGATATTATAGGAATCAAAACTATTATTTCTGAAAATGTAGAAAGTGACAATTATATTGCATCTCTTGTCgatcaaatttataatactatttatacaaataacGAATTGGCACCTAACCATTATGAAACTGGGCTAATTTCgttaaataatgatgaaatcaaagaaaataattttagaaTTGTTATTGTTTCGAGTGATAAAGATTTACTACAATTACTAGAATACAATGATAATGctcataataatattgacaTATCTGTATGTCAACCAAATcgaaaatatagaatagTAAATGCACACACATTTATTCAAGaacataatatttatcCAAATCAATATAGtgattatttaattttagcTGGAGATAAAACTGATGGAATATCTGGTATACCAAATATTGGTGATAAAACTAGtaaatatttgttaaaagaatattatagtattgataatattttaaaaaatatacacaatTTACCGCCTAAATTGCaaactatatttattaacaatatagaaaatattaacatgTTCAGAAAACTTATTAAACTCAAATGCGAAACTAATCAATCTATAAATTTAAGTGAATACAAACAAGttaatatcaaaaatttcgaattatttcaaaatattgtaGATAAGTATTCTCTTCATAAGTTGCTCAAAAAAACCGTTATATTGAATCATCCCATGTAG
- a CDS encoding ERCC1 nucleotide excision repair protein, putative, with protein MMEPALEEKQKLFHDTNSDQYLIISPRQKLNPVLKKINRVQYKFNEIVPDFLIGKNNACLFISMKYHRLKPNYLKARIETLTNKYNNRLLLCLIDIDNIENPLGEINQLAFCYNMTLILCWTNDECARIIEDFKIFEKNISYIKNNKKFSSNQEKIHELLKKIRCINSSDCFTITNKLKNFSNIVKAKKEDFINCSGLGNKKIQSLLSTFSDPFF; from the coding sequence ATGATGGAGCCTGCATTagaagaaaaacaaaaattatttcacGACACAAATTCAGAtcaatatttaattatatcacCAAGGCAAAAATTAAATcctgttttaaaaaaaataaatagagtacaatataaatttaatgaaataGTACCAGATTTTTTAATTGGAAAAAACAATGcatgtttatttatatccatGAAATATCATAGACTAAAgccaaattatttaaaagcAAGAATTGAAACATTaactaataaatataataatcgattattattatgcttAATAGATATAGACAATATAGAAAACCCATTAGGCGAAATAAATCAATTAGCTTTTTGCTATAACATGACTCTTATATTATGTTGGACTAATGATGAGTGTGCACGAATTATAGAggattttaaaatttttgaaaaaaatatttcatatattaaaaataataaaaaattttcgAGTAATcaagaaaaaatacatgaacttttaaaaaaaatacgaTGCATTAATTCTTCAGATTGTTTTACtattacaaataaattaaaaaatttttcgAATATTGTTAAGGCAAAAAAAGAGGATTTTATTAATTGCTCTGGTTTaggaaacaaaaaaatacaatccCTTTTATCCACTTTCTCAGACccctttttttaa